A part of Emcibacter nanhaiensis genomic DNA contains:
- a CDS encoding Lrp/AsnC family transcriptional regulator: MKLDHIDFNILRELQQDGRLSNNDLAQKVGLSPSPCWRRVKRLEEEGIIDQYVALLDPEKIGLPIVAYCQVMLEKHQLDQSDQFDRMIGERAEVLEYYSMSGDYDFLLKVISRSIKEYEEFQTQFLMRLPVVRSVSTSFVLKQKKHTTRLPLRFVNQQKD; this comes from the coding sequence ATGAAATTGGATCATATTGATTTTAACATCCTTCGGGAGCTGCAGCAGGACGGCCGACTCAGCAATAACGACCTGGCCCAGAAAGTGGGCCTGTCGCCGTCGCCCTGTTGGCGGCGGGTCAAGCGACTGGAGGAAGAAGGGATTATTGACCAGTATGTAGCCCTGCTGGATCCGGAAAAGATCGGCCTGCCGATTGTCGCTTACTGCCAGGTGATGCTGGAAAAACACCAGCTTGACCAGAGCGACCAGTTTGACCGGATGATCGGGGAACGGGCGGAAGTGCTGGAATATTATTCCATGAGCGGCGACTATGATTTCCTGCTCAAGGTCATCAGCCGCAGCATCAAAGAATATGAGGAATTCCAGACCCAGTTTCTGATGCGCCTGCCGGTGGTGCGGTCGGTCAGTACCTCTTTTGTCCTGAAACAAAAGAAGCACACAACCCGGTTGCCCTTACGCTTCGTGAATCAGCAAAAAGACTGA
- a CDS encoding short-chain fatty acid transporter, with protein MKYFQLLAKPFTIFVERYYPDPFVFAILLTLLTYLITLGLTDITPMDAVVAWGDGLASLLSFMAQLAIMLIAAHALAHTDSIQRCLRFLGGLPKSQAAAYLMVTVIAGLASLLSWSLGLVAGAILAQQVAIEGRRKGLRLHFPLLVASAYAGFVIWHMGYSASAPLFVATPGNALEGTIGGLIPVTDTIFAGWNILIAFVTLALVAITCSLMRPKEEDILEAPVEAMESMREDEEEADRSAGHGSPLSPAGHMDNSRLISIALGLFLMVYLVHWFSSKGLNLNLNIVNWSFLALGLILARNPLHYVGLIGNASRTVSPVLLQYPLYAGIMGLMFNSGLVNVMSDWFTSISTPETLPFWAFISGGLVNFFVPSGGGQWAIQGPVFIDAAQKLGVDLPLVVMGVAYGDQWTNMIQPFWTIPLLAIAGLHMRQIMGYTFVIFLVTFLTFGGGLLIAAT; from the coding sequence ATGAAATATTTTCAGCTTCTGGCGAAACCATTCACCATCTTTGTGGAACGATATTATCCCGACCCCTTTGTCTTTGCCATCCTGCTGACCCTGCTTACCTATCTGATTACCCTGGGCCTGACAGACATAACGCCCATGGATGCCGTGGTGGCCTGGGGCGATGGCCTTGCCTCTCTGCTCAGCTTCATGGCCCAGCTTGCGATCATGCTGATTGCCGCCCACGCCCTTGCCCATACGGATTCCATCCAGCGCTGCCTGAGATTCCTCGGCGGCCTGCCGAAAAGCCAGGCCGCCGCCTATCTGATGGTGACCGTGATTGCCGGGCTGGCCAGCCTGCTGTCCTGGTCCCTTGGCCTGGTGGCCGGCGCGATCCTGGCCCAGCAGGTGGCGATCGAGGGTCGCCGCAAAGGCCTGCGCCTGCATTTCCCGCTGCTCGTCGCCTCCGCCTATGCCGGCTTTGTCATCTGGCATATGGGCTATTCCGCCTCGGCGCCGCTGTTTGTCGCCACCCCGGGCAATGCCCTGGAAGGCACCATCGGCGGCCTGATCCCGGTCACCGACACCATTTTCGCCGGCTGGAACATCCTCATCGCCTTTGTCACCCTGGCTCTGGTCGCCATCACCTGCAGCCTGATGCGGCCCAAAGAGGAGGATATTCTGGAAGCCCCGGTCGAGGCCATGGAATCCATGCGCGAAGATGAGGAAGAAGCCGACCGTTCCGCCGGCCACGGCAGCCCCCTGTCGCCAGCCGGCCATATGGACAACAGCCGGTTAATCTCCATCGCGCTCGGCCTGTTTCTGATGGTTTACCTGGTCCACTGGTTTTCCAGCAAGGGGCTCAACCTGAACCTCAATATCGTCAACTGGTCGTTCCTCGCCCTGGGACTGATCCTGGCGCGCAATCCGCTGCATTATGTCGGCCTGATCGGCAATGCCAGCCGCACCGTTTCTCCGGTACTGCTGCAATATCCGCTCTATGCCGGCATCATGGGCCTGATGTTCAACAGCGGGCTGGTCAACGTCATGTCCGACTGGTTCACCAGCATTTCCACCCCCGAAACCCTGCCGTTCTGGGCGTTTATTTCCGGCGGCCTGGTCAACTTCTTCGTCCCCAGCGGCGGCGGCCAGTGGGCGATCCAGGGCCCGGTCTTTATCGATGCCGCGCAGAAGCTCGGTGTCGACCTGCCGCTGGTGGTCATGGGTGTGGCCTACGGCGACCAGTGGACCAATATGATCCAGCCGTTCTGGACCATCCCCCTGCTGGCCATCGCCGGACTGCACATGCGCCAGATCATGGGCTATACCTTCGTCATTTTCCTCGTCACCTTCCTGACCTTTGGTGGCGGCTTGTTGATTGCCGCCACCTGA
- a CDS encoding indolepyruvate ferredoxin oxidoreductase family protein, with amino-acid sequence MTMHPGSFDDSYQLDDRYEKNDGQVFLTGTQALVRLPLMQAALDRANGLNTAGFISGYRGSPLGGYDMALWKANKYLEQANIKFQPGINEELAATAVLGTQQVERNPKADYDGVFGIWYGKGPGVDRAGDALKHGNAFGASPRGGVLVVAGDDHNAVSSSMNHQSEQVMESWMMPVLAPAGLQDYFDFGLYGFALSRFSGCWSGFIATSEIVESAGTVNLDLVNRQFTIPAHEGYDPTRLHYRWPDPFRDIEYRLMDHKLKAVDNFARHNSLDRMVWDCESPRLGIVTCGKASLDLAEALRMAGIDARVAEEKGIALLKIGMTWPLQQERIKDFTRRCDKILVIEEKRSFVERQIRDILYNMPADQRPPVIGKQDENGAPLLRATGELCPEEVLAALLPSLKPLGLEDHIEQQLDRWQKKQKLIGVFDQKDLRTPYFCSGCPHNRSTKVPDGSRALAGIGCHFMATKMDRDTECLTQMGGEGVNWLGQAPFTHEGHIFQNLGDGTYYHSGLLAIRQAIAAGVNITYKILYNDAIAMTGGQPLEGTLLVDQISRQLHDEGVRVIRVLSDEPDKYLGWANFAPDVQVLHRDELDTVQRELREIEGVTAIIYDQTCAAEKRRRRKKKEFPDPPKRAFINELVCESCGDCSVQSNCVSIVPVETELGRKRSIDQSSCNKDYSCIEGFCPSFVTVEGGQVRKGNRQDPLALESELSSPALPKIGDSYDILITGIGGTGVVTIGQIITMAAHLEGKAASVLDFTGFAQKGGSVYSYVRVADKADNMDAVRIASGHTDLLLGCDMVVAGSPESLRTLEKGRSHVILNAHKTQTAQFTLNRDADIHDGLIHRNLETMVGRAGLDMIEATELATLLMGDSIATNMFLMGYAWQKGKLPLSLGALYRAIELNGVAVASNKQSFVWGRLAAELPERVRDSLPGSAAGRHLPQTLDERIDYRAGELTAYQNQALADRYRAMVERVRTAEQAARPGSEALTEAVAKNYYKLLAIKDEYEVARLYTDGRFRRKLAQQFEGDYSLKFHMAPPLLADKDSQGHLKKMTFGSWMMPALKLVAKLKFLRGTAFDIFGKTEERRSERALLAGYESLLEELLETLDGASLEQVVSLASLPAEIRGFGHVKEKSIEEAKKFQEKLLDDYRKSVVTNIAAE; translated from the coding sequence ATGACCATGCACCCGGGCAGCTTCGACGACAGCTACCAGCTTGACGACCGCTACGAGAAAAATGACGGACAGGTTTTCCTGACCGGCACCCAGGCGCTGGTGCGCCTGCCGCTCATGCAGGCCGCGCTGGACCGGGCAAATGGTCTCAACACCGCCGGTTTCATTTCCGGTTATCGCGGCTCCCCGCTCGGCGGCTATGACATGGCGCTGTGGAAGGCGAACAAATACCTCGAACAGGCCAACATCAAATTCCAGCCCGGCATCAACGAGGAACTGGCTGCTACTGCCGTGCTCGGCACCCAGCAGGTGGAACGCAATCCCAAGGCCGACTATGACGGCGTGTTCGGCATCTGGTACGGCAAGGGCCCAGGTGTCGACCGGGCCGGTGACGCCCTCAAGCACGGCAATGCCTTCGGCGCCTCCCCCCGCGGCGGGGTGCTGGTGGTGGCCGGCGATGACCATAATGCGGTCTCCAGCAGCATGAACCACCAGAGCGAACAGGTGATGGAGAGCTGGATGATGCCGGTCCTTGCCCCGGCCGGGCTGCAGGATTATTTCGATTTCGGCCTCTATGGCTTCGCCCTCAGCCGCTTCAGCGGCTGCTGGTCCGGGTTTATCGCCACCAGCGAAATCGTCGAAAGCGCCGGCACCGTCAACCTGGACCTGGTCAACCGGCAGTTCACCATTCCGGCCCATGAGGGCTATGATCCGACCAGGCTGCATTACCGCTGGCCCGATCCGTTCCGGGACATCGAATATCGCCTGATGGACCACAAACTGAAGGCGGTTGACAATTTCGCCCGTCACAACAGCCTCGACAGGATGGTGTGGGACTGCGAGAGCCCGCGTCTCGGCATCGTCACCTGCGGCAAGGCCAGCCTTGACCTCGCGGAAGCGCTGCGCATGGCCGGCATTGATGCCCGGGTCGCGGAAGAAAAAGGCATCGCCCTGCTGAAAATCGGCATGACCTGGCCGCTGCAGCAGGAGCGGATCAAAGACTTCACCCGCCGCTGTGACAAAATCCTTGTCATTGAAGAAAAGCGCAGTTTCGTGGAACGGCAAATCCGCGACATCCTCTACAACATGCCGGCCGACCAGCGACCGCCGGTGATCGGCAAACAGGACGAGAATGGCGCGCCGCTGCTTCGGGCGACCGGCGAGCTATGCCCGGAAGAAGTGCTGGCCGCGCTGCTGCCGTCGCTGAAGCCGCTCGGCCTCGAAGACCATATCGAACAACAGCTGGACCGCTGGCAGAAAAAACAGAAACTGATCGGCGTCTTCGACCAGAAGGACCTGCGCACGCCTTATTTCTGCTCCGGCTGTCCCCATAACCGTTCCACCAAGGTGCCGGACGGCAGCCGCGCCCTGGCCGGGATCGGCTGTCATTTCATGGCGACCAAAATGGACCGGGACACCGAATGCCTGACCCAGATGGGCGGCGAAGGCGTCAACTGGCTGGGTCAGGCGCCGTTTACCCACGAAGGCCATATCTTCCAGAACCTGGGTGACGGTACCTATTACCATTCCGGCCTGCTGGCGATCCGCCAGGCGATCGCCGCCGGGGTCAACATCACCTACAAGATCCTCTATAACGACGCCATCGCCATGACCGGCGGCCAGCCGCTGGAAGGCACCCTGCTGGTCGACCAGATCAGCCGCCAGCTCCATGACGAGGGTGTCAGGGTGATCCGGGTACTCTCCGACGAGCCGGATAAATATCTGGGCTGGGCCAACTTCGCCCCCGACGTGCAGGTGTTGCACCGGGACGAACTGGATACGGTGCAGCGCGAGCTGCGCGAGATCGAAGGCGTCACCGCCATCATCTACGACCAGACCTGTGCCGCGGAAAAGCGCCGCCGCCGCAAGAAGAAAGAATTTCCCGATCCGCCGAAGCGGGCCTTCATCAACGAGCTGGTCTGCGAGAGCTGCGGCGACTGTTCCGTGCAGTCCAACTGTGTGTCCATCGTGCCGGTGGAAACCGAACTTGGCCGCAAACGATCCATCGACCAGTCCAGCTGTAACAAGGATTACAGCTGTATCGAAGGCTTCTGCCCCTCCTTCGTCACCGTCGAAGGCGGCCAGGTCCGGAAAGGCAACCGCCAGGACCCGCTGGCGCTGGAAAGCGAACTGTCGAGCCCGGCCCTGCCGAAAATCGGCGACAGCTATGACATCCTGATCACCGGCATCGGCGGCACCGGCGTGGTGACCATCGGCCAGATCATCACCATGGCCGCCCATCTCGAAGGCAAGGCCGCCAGCGTGCTCGATTTCACCGGTTTCGCCCAGAAGGGCGGTTCGGTCTACAGCTATGTACGCGTCGCCGACAAAGCCGACAATATGGATGCGGTGCGCATTGCCAGCGGCCATACCGACCTGCTGCTGGGTTGCGACATGGTCGTAGCCGGCAGCCCGGAAAGCCTGCGTACCCTGGAGAAGGGCCGCAGCCATGTGATCCTCAACGCCCACAAGACCCAGACCGCCCAGTTCACCCTCAACCGGGATGCAGACATCCATGACGGCCTGATCCACCGCAACCTGGAGACCATGGTCGGCCGGGCCGGACTGGATATGATTGAAGCCACCGAGCTGGCCACCCTGCTGATGGGCGACAGCATCGCCACCAACATGTTCCTGATGGGCTATGCCTGGCAGAAGGGCAAACTGCCGCTCAGCCTTGGCGCGCTCTATCGGGCCATCGAGCTCAACGGCGTCGCCGTGGCCAGCAACAAACAGAGTTTCGTCTGGGGTCGTCTGGCCGCCGAACTTCCCGAAAGGGTCCGGGACTCCCTACCCGGGTCGGCGGCCGGACGCCACCTCCCCCAGACCTTGGACGAGCGGATCGACTATCGGGCGGGTGAACTCACGGCCTATCAGAACCAGGCGCTGGCCGACAGATACCGGGCCATGGTCGAGCGGGTGCGCACGGCAGAACAGGCCGCCCGGCCCGGCAGCGAGGCCCTGACCGAAGCGGTTGCGAAAAACTATTACAAGCTGCTGGCCATCAAGGATGAATATGAGGTGGCCCGGCTTTACACCGACGGCCGCTTCCGCCGCAAGCTGGCCCAACAGTTCGAGGGCGACTATAGCCTCAAATTCCATATGGCGCCGCCGCTGCTGGCGGACAAGGACAGCCAGGGTCACCTGAAGAAAATGACCTTCGGTTCCTGGATGATGCCGGCCCTCAAACTGGTGGCAAAATTGAAATTCCTGCGCGGTACCGCCTTCGATATTTTCGGCAAAACCGAGGAACGCCGGAGCGAACGCGCGCTTCTTGCCGGTTACGAGTCGCTGCTGGAAGAGCTTCTCGAGACCCTCGACGGCGCCAGTCTGGAGCAGGTTGTTTCCCTCGCCTCGCTACCCGCCGAAATCCGCGGCTTCGGCCATGTTAAAGAGAAATCCATTGAAGAGGCAAAAAAGTTTCAAGAGAAACTACTTGACGATTATCGAAAGTCTGTGGTCACAAATATCGCAGCAGAGTAA
- the recN gene encoding DNA repair protein RecN: protein MLIGLTIRDIVLIDRLQIPVPEGLSVLSGETGAGKSILLDSLGLATGQRGERELVRHGAEQGVVIAEFSLPADLPLWSLLEEQGLDYEPGELILKRTLSGEGRSRAFVNDQPVSIGLLRQLGEMLVEIHGQHDERGLLNPAGHRAMLDEYGNYRKELAAVAGTYEKLVSLKEELRAEQDKMAEAQRDEEYIRYNLEELETLDPQEGEEEELSERRAHMMKGEKLSDGLNEVLSDLLNDKGADASLRGALRRLERMADQSEGLLESVVQSLDRAAIETAEAIAGLEQVVRDLEFDPQDLEHSEERLFALRAAARKHSCQVDQLAALKEDFAARLRALEFGDEEIRRLTAEVRQAEEAFRQAVGALSEARHKAADRLDKLVNAELPPLKLEKAKFRTTLTPMAEEDWNASGGEKVEFEISTNPGAPFAGLIKIASGGELSRFILALKVVLATENTVPTLIFDEIDRGVGGAVADAVGERLKRLSEHAQIMVITHSPQVAARGNSHWLIQKRQLGAAEQMNTTITALDEEARREEIARMLAGATVTDEARAAAASLMQG from the coding sequence ATGCTGATCGGCCTTACCATCAGGGATATTGTTCTTATTGACCGGCTGCAAATCCCTGTGCCGGAAGGCCTTTCCGTGCTCAGCGGGGAAACCGGCGCCGGTAAATCCATCCTTCTTGACAGTCTGGGGCTGGCCACCGGCCAGCGCGGCGAGCGGGAGCTTGTCCGCCACGGTGCGGAGCAGGGCGTGGTGATTGCCGAATTTTCCCTGCCCGCCGATCTGCCGCTCTGGTCGTTGCTGGAGGAACAGGGGCTCGACTATGAACCGGGCGAACTGATCCTCAAGCGTACCCTGTCCGGTGAAGGGCGCAGTCGCGCCTTCGTCAATGACCAGCCGGTCAGTATTGGCCTGTTGCGCCAGCTTGGCGAGATGCTGGTGGAAATTCACGGCCAGCATGATGAACGGGGCCTGCTCAATCCGGCCGGCCACCGGGCCATGCTGGATGAATATGGCAACTACCGGAAAGAACTGGCTGCTGTCGCCGGAACCTATGAAAAACTGGTGTCCCTGAAGGAAGAACTCCGCGCCGAACAGGACAAGATGGCCGAGGCGCAGCGGGATGAGGAATATATCCGCTACAATCTCGAGGAACTGGAAACCCTTGATCCGCAGGAGGGCGAGGAAGAGGAACTGTCGGAACGGCGCGCCCATATGATGAAGGGCGAAAAGCTGTCCGACGGCCTCAATGAGGTTCTGTCTGACCTGCTGAATGACAAGGGCGCGGATGCGTCCCTGCGCGGGGCGCTCCGGCGGCTGGAACGGATGGCGGACCAGTCGGAAGGCCTGCTGGAATCTGTCGTGCAGTCGCTGGACCGGGCGGCGATCGAGACGGCGGAAGCCATCGCCGGACTGGAACAGGTGGTCAGGGACCTGGAGTTTGACCCCCAGGACCTGGAGCATAGCGAGGAGCGGCTGTTTGCCCTGCGCGCCGCCGCCCGCAAGCATAGCTGCCAGGTGGACCAGCTGGCGGCCCTGAAAGAGGATTTTGCCGCACGGCTGCGCGCCCTGGAATTCGGCGACGAGGAAATCCGTCGCCTGACCGCTGAGGTCAGGCAGGCGGAGGAGGCGTTCCGGCAAGCTGTCGGCGCCCTGAGCGAAGCCCGGCACAAGGCTGCCGACAGGCTGGACAAACTGGTCAACGCCGAACTGCCGCCACTGAAACTGGAAAAAGCCAAATTCCGCACCACCCTGACCCCGATGGCGGAAGAAGACTGGAATGCGTCCGGCGGCGAGAAGGTGGAGTTTGAAATCAGCACCAACCCCGGTGCACCCTTTGCCGGCCTGATCAAGATTGCCTCCGGCGGGGAACTGAGCCGCTTTATCCTGGCCCTCAAGGTGGTATTGGCGACGGAAAATACCGTGCCGACCCTGATTTTCGACGAAATCGACCGGGGGGTGGGCGGCGCTGTCGCCGATGCGGTGGGTGAACGGCTGAAACGCCTGTCCGAACATGCCCAGATCATGGTCATCACCCATTCCCCCCAGGTGGCGGCCCGGGGCAACAGCCACTGGTTGATCCAGAAACGCCAGCTGGGCGCGGCGGAACAGATGAACACCACCATTACTGCCCTGGATGAGGAGGCCCGGCGCGAGGAGATCGCCCGGATGCTGGCCGGGGCCACAGTGACTGACGAGGCCCGGGCGGCCGCCGCAAGCCTGATGCAGGGATAG
- a CDS encoding zinc ABC transporter substrate-binding protein translates to MINRLFRVLFSTVIILAAALPAQARKLDVVASIKPVHSLVQSVMGSEGEASLLLDSALDPHIFRMRPSDIRKVVDADVLFYVDTKLETFLESIVDNDRHKVKAVALSGAKNLKLLPYRTSKIWFTEENEDHEGHDHEEMDLHIWLDPENAIQMVRMIEETLSELDPDNRVTYIRNSKLVIKRLYELKDRLREDLRPYRNKPIMIYHDAFQYFEKAFSLYSVGAIQLKADSPPSAKHLKALKRIAKEKNVTCVLGTPGAHPRIATVVMGDTSANYDVIDPLGVYLEPGANLYMELIEEIALTIEDCQAGGGKIFDINPSLKEDAPAPDLDSQEGLPPQ, encoded by the coding sequence ATGATCAACAGACTATTCAGGGTTCTTTTCAGTACAGTTATTATCCTGGCGGCGGCCCTTCCCGCCCAGGCGAGAAAACTGGATGTTGTTGCCAGCATCAAGCCGGTTCATTCCCTGGTGCAATCCGTAATGGGAAGCGAGGGGGAAGCCTCCCTTTTGCTGGATAGCGCTCTCGATCCCCATATCTTCCGCATGCGGCCGTCCGATATCCGCAAGGTTGTCGACGCGGATGTGCTGTTTTATGTGGACACCAAGCTGGAAACCTTCCTTGAAAGCATCGTTGACAATGACCGGCACAAAGTAAAGGCGGTCGCCCTGTCCGGGGCAAAAAACCTCAAGCTTCTTCCCTACCGCACCAGCAAAATCTGGTTCACCGAAGAAAACGAAGACCATGAAGGACATGATCATGAGGAAATGGATCTGCATATCTGGCTTGATCCGGAAAATGCCATCCAGATGGTCCGCATGATCGAGGAAACCCTGTCCGAACTGGACCCGGATAATCGTGTCACCTATATCCGCAATTCGAAGCTGGTCATCAAACGGCTCTATGAATTGAAGGATCGGCTGCGCGAGGACCTGCGCCCCTACAGAAACAAACCCATCATGATTTATCATGATGCGTTCCAGTATTTTGAAAAGGCCTTCTCCCTCTATAGTGTCGGCGCCATCCAGCTGAAAGCGGACAGTCCGCCCAGCGCCAAGCACCTGAAAGCCCTGAAGCGGATCGCAAAAGAGAAAAATGTCACCTGCGTCCTGGGAACACCCGGTGCGCACCCGCGTATCGCCACCGTCGTCATGGGCGATACTTCGGCCAACTATGACGTGATTGATCCGTTAGGTGTTTATCTGGAGCCCGGGGCCAACCTCTATATGGAACTGATCGAGGAAATTGCCCTGACCATCGAGGATTGCCAGGCTGGCGGCGGCAAAATCTTCGATATTAATCCGAGCCTCAAGGAAGACGCCCCGGCCCCGGACCTGGATTCTCAAGAAGGCCTGCCGCCTCAATAA
- the hisC gene encoding histidinol-phosphate transaminase — translation MTVTPRNGVLDITPYKPGESKIAGVDRIIKLASNESPLGASPRVYEALNTALEKDLALYPDPASTELRTAIGEVHGVDPLQILCTNGSEEMLTLLVRAYVADGDEVILSKYGFLVPPIMTMAAGGTPVLVAEKDYVADIDAMIAAQTERTKMVVLANPNNPTGTYVPYSEIKRLRDGLRDDVLLVLDAAYAEYPETADFNAGMELVDNGRDNVVVSRTFSKIYGLAALRVGWAYAPAAILEVLNRIRGTFNVNALSQAAATAAVLDQDHVAKARAHNNRWLPLMTERLEGMGLTVTPSLGNFVLAHFATEEQTSAANDYLRAKGIIVRPVGNYGLTSSLRISIGRDEENEACLEALGDFMLG, via the coding sequence ATGACAGTAACACCGCGTAACGGCGTCCTCGATATTACCCCCTACAAGCCCGGCGAGTCCAAAATCGCCGGCGTCGACCGCATCATCAAACTGGCCTCCAACGAGAGCCCGCTCGGTGCCAGCCCCAGGGTTTATGAGGCCCTGAACACAGCGCTGGAAAAAGACCTGGCGCTCTACCCGGATCCGGCCTCAACCGAATTGCGCACTGCCATCGGCGAAGTGCACGGCGTCGATCCCCTCCAGATCCTGTGCACCAACGGCTCCGAGGAAATGCTGACCCTGCTGGTGCGCGCCTATGTAGCCGACGGCGACGAAGTGATCCTGTCCAAATATGGCTTCCTGGTGCCGCCGATCATGACCATGGCCGCCGGCGGCACGCCGGTGCTGGTCGCGGAAAAAGACTATGTCGCCGATATCGACGCCATGATCGCGGCCCAGACCGAGCGCACCAAAATGGTGGTGCTGGCCAATCCCAACAACCCGACCGGCACCTATGTGCCTTACAGCGAGATCAAAAGGCTGCGCGACGGCTTGCGCGATGATGTGCTGCTGGTGCTGGACGCCGCCTATGCGGAATATCCGGAGACAGCCGATTTCAACGCCGGCATGGAACTGGTGGATAACGGCAGGGACAATGTGGTGGTGAGCCGCACCTTCTCGAAAATTTACGGCCTTGCCGCACTGCGGGTCGGCTGGGCCTATGCACCCGCCGCCATACTCGAGGTGCTGAACCGCATCCGCGGCACCTTCAATGTCAACGCCCTGAGCCAGGCCGCCGCCACCGCCGCGGTGCTCGACCAGGATCACGTGGCAAAAGCCCGGGCCCACAACAACCGCTGGCTGCCGCTGATGACCGAACGGCTCGAAGGCATGGGCCTCACCGTGACACCGAGCCTCGGCAACTTCGTGCTGGCCCATTTTGCTACTGAAGAACAGACCTCGGCCGCCAACGACTATCTGCGCGCCAAAGGCATCATCGTCCGCCCGGTCGGCAACTACGGCCTGACCAGCTCCCTGCGCATTTCCATCGGCCGCGACGAGGAAAATGAAGCTTGCCTTGAGGCGCTGGGAGACTTCATGCTAGGGTAG
- a CDS encoding PAS domain-containing protein, with the protein MAAAAAEVMEQEVVFSEDEIIVSKTDVKGKITYANDIFCTVSGYHVDELIGKPHNIIRHPDMPRCIFKFMWDTLGRGEEIFAYVKNGCKDGRYYWVLAYVTPSLDLNGNVCGYHSSRRTPNRRVLPKIEDLYTSLRRTEQQAASPKDGMAEAEKQFLQILAGKGMTYPEFLFSLENS; encoded by the coding sequence ATGGCAGCAGCTGCAGCGGAAGTAATGGAACAGGAAGTCGTCTTTTCAGAGGACGAGATCATTGTCAGCAAGACGGATGTCAAAGGCAAAATTACCTACGCCAATGATATCTTCTGCACCGTCAGTGGATATCACGTGGACGAGCTGATCGGCAAGCCGCACAATATCATTCGCCATCCGGATATGCCGCGCTGTATCTTTAAATTCATGTGGGATACTCTCGGTCGTGGCGAAGAAATCTTTGCCTATGTCAAAAACGGCTGCAAGGACGGCCGCTATTACTGGGTGCTGGCTTATGTCACACCGTCCCTGGATCTGAACGGGAATGTCTGTGGCTATCATTCCAGCCGTCGTACCCCCAATCGCCGGGTGCTGCCGAAAATTGAAGATCTTTATACGAGCCTGCGGCGGACCGAGCAGCAGGCCGCCAGCCCGAAGGATGGCATGGCCGAGGCAGAAAAACAGTTCCTGCAGATCCTGGCGGGCAAGGGAATGACCTACCCGGAATTTTTATTCTCGCTTGAGAATTCATAA
- a CDS encoding outer membrane protein assembly factor BamD → MNFHIGDYSLSKLTKNAVLMIAALLLLAGCGGRDTLKYEDRSVEEIYDWALDYINKGQYRYAAVAFDEVERQHPYSVWARRAQLMSAYSYYMANKYEEAILTAGRFISLHPGNKDAAYAYYLTGLCYYEQITDVRRDQKITEQALAAFTEVVRRFPLSKYAQDARLKIDLTRDHLAGKEMEIGRFYQKSGEYMSAIKRFRTVVEDYETTSHVPEALHRLTELYMTLGIYPEALKTAAVLGHNYPDSKWYKYSYELMKKYSN, encoded by the coding sequence ATGAATTTTCACATCGGGGACTATTCCCTTTCCAAACTCACAAAGAATGCCGTTCTGATGATCGCTGCGCTGCTGCTTCTGGCCGGCTGTGGCGGCCGCGATACCCTCAAATATGAAGACAGGTCGGTCGAGGAAATCTATGACTGGGCGCTGGACTATATCAACAAGGGCCAGTATCGCTATGCGGCGGTGGCCTTTGACGAGGTGGAACGCCAGCATCCCTATTCCGTCTGGGCGCGCCGGGCGCAGCTCATGTCTGCCTATTCCTACTATATGGCCAACAAATATGAGGAAGCCATCCTGACCGCGGGGCGCTTTATTTCGCTGCACCCCGGTAACAAGGATGCCGCCTACGCCTATTATCTGACCGGGCTGTGCTATTACGAGCAGATTACCGACGTGCGCCGCGACCAGAAAATCACCGAGCAGGCGCTTGCCGCCTTTACCGAGGTGGTGCGCCGGTTCCCCCTGTCCAAATATGCCCAGGATGCCCGTCTCAAAATCGACCTGACCCGGGATCACCTGGCCGGCAAGGAAATGGAAATCGGCCGCTTCTACCAGAAAAGCGGTGAATATATGTCGGCGATCAAGCGTTTCCGTACCGTTGTGGAAGACTATGAAACCACAAGCCATGTGCCGGAAGCCCTGCACCGTCTGACCGAACTGTATATGACGCTGGGCATCTACCCGGAGGCCCTGAAGACCGCCGCCGTCCTGGGGCACAACTACCCGGACAGCAAATGGTACAAATATAGTTACGAGTTGATGAAGAAATATTCCAATTAG